In a single window of the Allobranchiibius huperziae genome:
- a CDS encoding glycosyltransferase codes for MNEAIQQVGVVVPHYGDPAPTRDLVASLIGQALSIVVVDDGSPEPLAPISGASVVRREVNGGFGAAVNTGMARLPTELALILNSDLEIGPTFVADLLAAAAPWQPVVASPQVTTLDGDPEWVGRHFPTIGHQVIEWLTPLARFRHLPRLHEAVGHDTRAVGDAVVPVDWVVGAAVLVPVAAFRAVGGFDERYFMNAEEVDLQRRLRGLGIPSVVLGTVSVVHRGGGSSDPARSRQWLVASRLQYARTWGGLRRLQMALAGASAVNLCANVSRRALRRPVRPVDVLREELRLIQGRGAGHAAARPPSPAGVPTDTEQDLPCER; via the coding sequence GTGAACGAGGCGATCCAGCAGGTCGGCGTCGTCGTGCCCCACTACGGCGATCCCGCACCGACGCGCGACCTGGTCGCGTCGCTGATCGGGCAGGCACTGTCGATCGTGGTGGTCGACGACGGCTCCCCCGAGCCCTTGGCGCCGATCTCCGGCGCGAGCGTCGTACGCCGGGAGGTCAACGGCGGGTTCGGCGCGGCCGTCAACACCGGCATGGCGCGGCTGCCCACCGAGCTGGCGCTGATCCTCAACAGCGATCTGGAGATCGGCCCCACCTTCGTCGCCGACCTGCTCGCGGCAGCAGCGCCCTGGCAGCCGGTGGTGGCGAGCCCGCAGGTCACCACCCTCGACGGCGACCCGGAGTGGGTGGGCCGGCACTTCCCCACGATCGGCCACCAGGTGATCGAGTGGCTGACCCCGCTGGCCAGGTTCCGGCACCTGCCGCGGCTGCACGAGGCCGTCGGCCACGACACGCGTGCGGTCGGCGACGCCGTGGTGCCGGTCGACTGGGTCGTGGGCGCGGCCGTGCTGGTCCCGGTCGCGGCGTTCCGGGCGGTGGGCGGTTTCGACGAGCGGTACTTCATGAACGCCGAGGAGGTCGACCTGCAGCGTCGCCTGCGCGGGCTCGGCATCCCGTCGGTGGTGCTCGGCACGGTGTCGGTGGTGCATCGCGGCGGCGGCTCGTCGGACCCGGCGCGCAGCCGCCAGTGGCTGGTCGCCTCCCGTCTGCAGTACGCGCGCACCTGGGGCGGATTGCGCCGGCTGCAGATGGCACTCGCGGGGGCCAGCGCGGTTAATCTGTGCGCCAACGTCTCCCGCCGGGCACTACGGCGACCGGTGCGTCCGGTCGACGTGCTGCGCGAGGAGTTGCGCCTCATCCAGGGGCGCGGCGCCGGCCACGCCGCCGCCCGACCGCCGTCCCCCGCCGGGGTCCCGACCGACACGGAGCAGGATCTGCCATGCGAGCGCTGA
- a CDS encoding glycosyltransferase family protein produces the protein MTPRRVLLVSPGFHGYWRAIAAALQDRGHTVDTHVYDAPPSLPGRIANKLLHDLPDAVTPARLHARLTERAIAAVRAHAPQVVVVVKGDLLQDSFWHLLDELRLPRVTWLYDEVRRTRYTLEALAGLGPLATYSRTDAQALGATHLPLGFDRRTTYTPRRESVVTFIGARYPARETALHGLDDAGVPVRAYGRDWSRGLGDRLHTHTLRAARVPSGGQLSRSQAYGVMAGSAATLNLHGDQDGFTMRTFEAAGVGGVQLIDRSDVRDLYEVDGAAGEVLVVTSPEELREVAGRCVREPRWADGIRARGRARTFAEHTFDHRATVLESLWA, from the coding sequence GTGACGCCCCGCCGCGTGCTGCTGGTCAGCCCCGGGTTCCACGGCTACTGGCGGGCCATCGCGGCAGCGCTGCAGGACCGCGGGCACACCGTGGACACCCATGTGTACGACGCGCCGCCGAGCCTGCCCGGCAGGATCGCCAACAAGCTGCTGCACGACCTGCCGGACGCGGTGACTCCCGCACGGCTGCACGCCCGGCTCACCGAACGTGCCATCGCAGCCGTGCGGGCACACGCCCCGCAGGTCGTCGTCGTGGTCAAGGGCGACCTGCTCCAGGACTCCTTCTGGCACCTGCTCGACGAGTTGCGCCTTCCCCGCGTCACCTGGCTCTACGACGAGGTGCGCCGCACCCGCTACACGCTCGAGGCGCTCGCGGGGCTGGGTCCGCTCGCGACGTACAGCCGCACCGACGCACAGGCGCTGGGCGCCACCCACCTGCCGCTGGGGTTCGATCGGCGCACCACCTACACCCCGCGCCGGGAGTCGGTCGTCACCTTCATCGGTGCGCGTTACCCCGCGCGCGAGACGGCGCTGCACGGCCTGGACGATGCCGGGGTGCCGGTGCGGGCGTACGGGCGCGACTGGTCCCGCGGGCTCGGCGACCGCCTGCACACCCATACGCTGCGCGCCGCCCGGGTGCCGAGTGGTGGGCAGCTGTCGCGGTCGCAGGCGTACGGCGTGATGGCCGGATCCGCCGCCACGCTCAACCTGCACGGCGACCAGGACGGTTTCACCATGCGCACCTTCGAGGCGGCGGGCGTGGGCGGGGTGCAGCTGATCGACCGGTCGGACGTCAGAGATCTCTACGAGGTGGACGGCGCAGCGGGCGAGGTGCTCGTCGTCACCTCTCCCGAGGAGCTGCGCGAAGTCGCCGGCCGGTGCGTGCGGGAGCCGCGGTGGGCCGACGGGATCCGTGCTCGCGGCCGGGCTCGGACGTTCGCCGAGCACACCTTCGACCACCGCGCCACGGTGCTGGAGTCGCTGTGGGCCTGA
- a CDS encoding NAD-dependent epimerase/dehydratase family protein, giving the protein MRALISGGAGFIGRHLATELRLQGHDLIALDLLSPQVHREPEAARAGFPGRMVVGDVCDADAWARCSDADVVIHLAAETGTGQSMYQQDRYHQVNVEGTRLAAREAARRGVPLVAISSRAVYGEGARVEADGTRTYDGVVRPGSRAADSREDDPHAPVSVYGETKSEGEQVIAAELGGRGSATVIRPQNVIGAGQALHNPYTGVLAAFLACLKEGRAISVYGDGAQTRDFVHVTDLTAMIGWAVANPAPAADGPRIINCGSGVRTTLRELADHAVAASLSAPVDIVHVDVHRAGDIRDACADLTRARELGTPSPRWCAADAVADFVRTSWDQPGARADAWDRALDELRDRGLTS; this is encoded by the coding sequence ATGCGAGCGCTGATCAGCGGCGGAGCCGGCTTCATCGGTCGGCATCTGGCGACCGAGCTGCGCCTGCAGGGTCACGACCTCATCGCACTGGACCTGCTGAGCCCCCAGGTGCACAGGGAGCCGGAAGCCGCGCGCGCCGGCTTCCCCGGCCGCATGGTCGTGGGCGACGTGTGCGACGCCGACGCCTGGGCGCGGTGCAGCGATGCCGACGTCGTGATCCACCTCGCGGCCGAGACCGGCACCGGCCAGTCGATGTACCAGCAGGACCGCTATCACCAGGTCAACGTCGAGGGCACCCGTCTGGCGGCGCGTGAGGCGGCGCGCCGCGGCGTACCCCTCGTCGCCATCAGCTCGCGCGCCGTCTACGGCGAGGGTGCGCGCGTCGAGGCCGACGGCACCCGCACGTACGACGGCGTCGTACGTCCCGGTTCGCGGGCCGCGGACTCCCGTGAGGACGACCCGCACGCACCGGTGTCCGTCTACGGCGAGACCAAGTCCGAGGGCGAGCAGGTGATCGCCGCAGAGCTCGGTGGCCGAGGGTCCGCCACGGTGATCCGGCCGCAGAACGTGATCGGTGCCGGCCAGGCGCTGCACAACCCCTACACCGGCGTGCTCGCGGCGTTCCTGGCCTGCCTCAAGGAGGGCCGTGCGATCTCGGTCTACGGCGACGGCGCGCAGACCCGCGACTTCGTGCACGTCACCGACCTCACCGCGATGATCGGCTGGGCCGTCGCGAATCCGGCCCCGGCCGCGGACGGCCCGCGGATCATCAACTGCGGCAGCGGTGTCCGTACGACGCTGCGCGAGCTGGCCGACCACGCGGTCGCGGCGTCGCTGAGCGCACCGGTCGACATCGTGCACGTCGACGTGCACCGCGCCGGCGACATCCGCGACGCCTGCGCCGACCTCACGAGGGCACGCGAGCTGGGAACCCCCTCGCCGCGGTGGTGTGCCGCCGACGCGGTCGCCGACTTCGTGCGCACGTCGTGGGATCAGCCGGGCGCCCGCGCCGACGCCTGGGACAGGGCGCTGGACGAGCTGCGCGATCGCGGGCTGACCTCGTGA